gccccgagactgtcgctgcacctcagtgcgcagaaaagagagcgctgtgtgtcggcgttatctcgacggtgacgactggcaatgaatcggcagtttttctagacttaccgtgccaaatgtctggccatTATAGACGCACctgcgatgcatcaagagaatcgtgtttttttatttgtttgtttgtttagtgttatgtccgGTGTTGTCGTCGGCCCATAGACGTACGCGTGGGTCGCGGTAGTCTCAAAAAGCGTAGACAGCCTCGAACGGTTAAAAACAAGTTTATTCCTACTCGGATGGAGGCGGCAGCCGAACTGCCGGGGGAAACGATCGGTGGCTCGTTTGAGCCGAGCGGGGAAAGGAGAGGAGTCAACATCTGGAAGTAGTTTCAGCATCCGGTCCTTCGCGGGGCTCGCTCGTGACACAGGGAGTGCTTCGAACACAACATCTCCTCCCTCCTTAGATTGTCGCTTGGAAGCGATCTGGGGGCCGCCGTGGGCGCGTGGACGCTCTGGGCGCACTAGGAAGAGAAGTCTCCGCTCGCTGGGTGTCGCTTCTCTTGTGTTCAGAGCCGGCGGGCGGCGGCGCCGATTCATCTGGTGCGAGATGCCAGGCTAAGTGGGACGAAGCTTCCGTCGAGGTGGCTGCTTGAATGGGAGGTTCCCTTGGCAAATTACCTGAACGACGTAGCTGATTAAGGTGGCGGCGTGTGGCCTTTCCGCCGATGTCGACGAGCCATGACCGCAAACCTATGCGTTTGAGTGCCGTCGCTTCAACCCAGCCGGGCTTTCTGTGGAACTGGCGGGCGTATATGCGCTGTCCACTTTCAATTCTCCTGCTACGCGGGAGCTTTTCTTCCTCCGACGGTGTTTTCGCTGAGGGCTCCGGGACAATTGCTGTCAGCTGGGTTCTCATTTCTCGTCCGAACATCAATTTCGCTGGCGTTTGATCAGTAGTGCTTTGAACAGTGTTGTGCTGTCTGAAGAGAAAGCGCGCGATGCGGCGTTGCATTGTCCCAGTCTGATCTTTAGTAAGGGCGCATTTTAGCTCAGCCACGTAGCGCTCGGCTTGTCCGTTCGTCGCCGGGTGGTAAGGAGCTGATGTAACAGACGAGACGCCGTTGTCGCTGTAGAACTTGAGAATCTCCGCGGACACAAACGGAGTGCCGTTGTCCGAGACCACCTTGCGCGGTAGACCGAACGTTGCAAACAACGACCGCAGAGTGTCGATAACTGCTGCCGATGTCGTTGTAGCCATTTGTTTTACCTCAAGCCACTTGGTGTATGCGTCTACAACCACCAGGAATGAGCATCCTTCGATAGGTCCAGCAAAATCAATGTGCAGGGTGTGCCAAGGCGCGTCTGGTCTTTCCCATTCAGGAATAGGGGCTCTTGGCGGACTTCTGTGGTTGCATTGGCAAGGCTGGCAATCTTTAACTGTCGATTCTATATCACCGTCGATACCAGGCCACCACATATAACTTCTGGCACACTTTTTCATGGCAACAATGCCTCGATGACCTGCGTGGACAAGCGACATGGCCTGTTCGCGAAGTGCCGCTGGAACTACAACTCTTGATCCCAAGGTGACGCAACCGCGATGAGTGCTCAACTCCGTAGCTCGCTTGCGGTAAGCGTTGAAGTGTTCACCGTTTAGCTTCTGCACGTTGCCTTCTTGTATAGCTGCATAGACTTCCTTCAAGACAGTGCACTCCTGCGTTGACGCTGCTACCATGTCAGCTGTTAGCGGAGGGTTCGGCAGCGCCTCGAACATGAGTATATCACCCGGCAGGGGTGGTTCATCCATTGTGGTGTCTAGCGGCAGGCGGCTTAGTGCGTCGGCGTTCTGGTGTTTCTTCCCAGTGCGATGTACGAGTTCGTAATCGTACGACGACATCTTGATGCACCACCGTGTCATTCGCGGCGACAAAGTCTGTGGCATTGGCTTCTGGGGACCCATAATACCCAATAAGGGCCGGTGATCTGTTATGAATGTCACTTTTCTGCCCGTGATGTACTGCCGAAAGTGATCTGCTGCGTAGACGATGGAAAGTCCCTCTTTATCTAGCTGGGAATAATTCCTCTCTGCCTGCGATAGGGTGCGCGATGCGAAAGCGATCGGGGCTTCCCGTCCCTGGTCGTCAGCTTGGGAGAGGACTGCTCCCACTCCGTATGGTGATGCGTCACAGGCTAGCAGTAGGGGTCTCCTTTCGTCGTAGTGTCGCAGAACTGTAGACTTACGAAGTAGTTGCTTAAGGGCAACAAATGACTCTTGGTGGCGTGGCGACCAAGTCCATGGGACTTCTTTCTGCAGGAGCTGGTATAGATCGTTGGCCACTGTAGCTCGATGTTCTAAGAACCGGTCGTAGAACGTTATTAGCCCTAAGAACGACTGGAGTTCTTGCTTGTTAGTAGGCGCTCGTGCTTCAGTGAATGCTCGAACTTTGTCTTCAGTGGGATGGATACCCTGCGCGTCAACTTGATGTCCAAGAAACTTCACTTCAGGGACCgcaaaaacacatttttctttgctgATGCGCAAGTTAGCATTTGATAGCTTTTCCAAAATGAGCTCCAAGCGTTCTGTGTGCTCTTCATTGGAGGCGCCACCGACAATAACATCGTCCAAGTAGACGCAAACGCCAGGGATCCCGCTAAGTGTAGACTCCATAAATTTCTGGAAGATTGCTGGCGCTGCAGATATTCCGAATGGTAGCCTTTTAACTTTGTAGAGACCCTTAATGGTGTTTATCGTGAGCAGTTCAGACGTTGATTCGCTCACCTTCAGCTGCTGGTAGGCTTGTGTCAAGTCCAAGGTGCTGAAGATTTTTCCACCACGAAGCGTGCTAAAAACCTCTTCCGGTGTCGGCAGTGGGTAGGAAGATGCTTTTGTCGCCAGGTTGACAGTGCTCCGGTAGTCTCCGCAGAGGCGTAGGGTACCGTTCTTCTTTCGGACGACAACGAGTGGTGTAGCCCATTCCGAATGTTGCGTCGGTTCGATGATCCCTTGTTCCTGCAGTCGGTCAAGCTCATTCTCGACAGACGTTCGTAGGGCGAAAGGCACCGACCTAGCTTTCAAAAATTTCGGCGTCGCATCCTCCCGAAGCTCCAGTGTGACTGGAGGTCCGTTGTTTCCAGGTATTTCTTCGGAGAAAACCGCTTTGTACTTCTGTTGAAGCTCCTCCACTGACGGATAGCTGGGTGTGTGGTGAACTTCGCCAACGACCACTCCAAGAGGGGTGAACCAATTTCGTCCTAAAAGGCTTGATCCAGAACCGTGAACGACTAGCAAGGGGAGCTGATGGGTCTGACCGTTGTAGTACACGTCTACGTTGGCACAGCCCAGTAGTGGAAGAGAATGTCCGGACCACGTTCTCAGCTGCGTGTCGTCTTGCTGGAGAGCTGGCGCGTTCTCACGCCAAGTGGCGCGAAAAGTGTCCTCGCTGATGAGCGTACATGCTGCTCCGGAATCCACCTCAAACCTGATAGGGCGCTGGTGTACCATGACTTCAGTCGTAATCTTCGGTCTCGTGCCGAGGTTCACAACGGCGTTTAAGTCATATAGTGCCGATGACGTTAGTGCTGTTCGGCTTGTATCTTGCGTCTGGCCCTCCTGTGCGTCGACATTGTTATTCCGTTGCACTGAAGTCTTCGGTCGGAGCTGTTTGCGCTTCGTGATGCATGCCTTTTCAATGTGACCCAGTTTCTGGCAAAAATTGCAAGTCGCTGTCTTGTATCGACATACCTGGGGATCGTGCATGTCGTcgcatcgccaacagcgctgtgtCTTCCTGCTTGCTTTCGCCTTAGACGTCGAATGACCTGACTGCTGACTGGTGTGATGCACCGGCTCAACGTTCCGTCGAATATCCCTCTGCTGGTGACCGGCGCTCTCCGCTCGTTGGGCGATGTTGTAGGCTTTGGAGAAGGTTAGACCCGTTTCCGCGAACAGGCGTTGTTGTAGGCCTTCGTCACGCAGTCCGCACACAAAACGGTCACGCAACATAACGTCCAAGGGGAGCATAGTGGTGTTAGCAGGTGTGGCAGTCGATCCTCCCTCCTGcgcagtagctgaagttgtcgcGGTCAACGTCCCGAAATTGCAGTCAGCAGCGAGCTTTTTGAGAGCCGCTACGTATTCGGCCActttttcgccttccagttggtCTCGCCGTTGGAAGCGGGCTCGACAGTAGACCTCCGATGGCCTTGGGTCATAGTGTTCTTGTAGCGCTGCTACGATGTCGTCGTAGTCAACGGCTGCTGGAGTGCGTGGCTGAATCAGGGCACAGACTGTGTCGTATGTCTGCTCCCCACACAGCGTTAGCAGATTGGCTCTCTTCATTGCTGCATCAGTGATATTGTTAGCCTCGAAGTAAAATTGCAGGCGTCCAAACCATGATGACCATGATGAACCGTTGAATTCGGGTAGCCGATTTGGGAGCCCGTGCGTAGCCATAGCTTGTAGCTTGTCAATATCGTTGCGTAGCGTAGGTCCAAATCCACttcctcgtcgccactgttatgtCCGGTGTTGTCGTCGGCCCATAGACGTACGCGTGGGTCGCGGTAGTCTCAAAAAGCGTAGACAGCCTCGAACGGTTAAAAACAAGTTTATTCCTACTCGGATGGAGGCGGCAGCCGAACTGCCGGGGGAAACGATCGGTGGCTCGTTTGAGCCGAGCGGGGAAAGGAGAGGAGTCAACATCTGGAAGTAGTTTCAGCATCCGGTCCTTCGCGGGGCTCGCTCGTGACACAGGGAGTGCTTCGAACACAAcatttagtttcttgcgctgccgtaccggcgagcttttggagcagcatgctgctttccgagtttctttttgagctagcgggaaccattatgtttcggtacgaacaggatattgtggttgcctaatgaccgaatttcctttggtgtacaaCTTAGGTGTTGCtagtttgctccttgcgttacttCAAATTAAAACTCGATAAGTTTGAGAACGGTAGgaatgacagtaaaaaaaaaagaagttaaagatagtgtttatttgttttcatttacttcctatcgaaatgtggctgccaccgcaagcttggcgccgtcgaagcgggtgtgcaaaaatgataccgtcgttgaaagatgatcttctacaccggaaaatgtgcacttcgttagtttttttgttaggaatgaacgtatagtagaacacatACGACCGACGCGTTGTGCaataacctctagatctgccgCCTATGCCGCGCAAAAAAGGCACCTATCTAGCCTAtagcatttcttctttttctttcttctttcttttttttctttttttttccacagtagactgactcatatgctggaggtgattgtcttgaatcctgttggcgcaggtacaccaacaggttactctaatggcCTGGAAGCTCTCGTGAAGCTCTCcattcatgttctgtaggcgcagtctctttcgactttgcacttcagcaagcacaaagtcgatcatgaatcacctacagGGCCAATAGTCCACTTTGATGAGCATAAAGAGCTTCAGAAAAGCAGATTTTGGcatttttgcgctgacaacaatgaTTGGTCATGGAACATAATATAGTAGCTATTCGTACAATCTctgaaaaccacttctttattctgtatcactcctaatGCAGAATACAatatgcatttgacttgctcaccaACGGgcgggtcacaagacacagcagagaaaagcgaaccctcacagcagagaaaagcgaagaCATCGCTTGCCGAAGGCATTGATATCCGATCAACATCTATCTGATCTGAACAAGATTTCTGATGTGAACACCATTTTGCAGCCAGAAACTAGGAAAGAATCTTCACAAGAATGTATCCAGCACCACTACGAATTAGCGTTCCGTACCCAGACAAACGACCTTACCGAGCGAACTAATCCGAGTACCCAGGCGAGACTCGCTCCATATAATGCAGTAGAGCAGAAAGGAGAGGATGACTTggacgtccactttccggcagctGGCATTGCAGTTAATACATCGTTGCAGGCGTCTGCTGGTGTGAGACCGTACATAGACGTGTATGAAAAGCTGCTCAAGTTGAAAGCGGTTCTCAGTCTAGATACTCCTGTTAGCGTCACATttatgtacacgttaaagaaccccaggagattaaaaatttccgaagccctccactacgacgtccctgaAAATCAtgccgtgattttgggacgttaaacaccaagaaTTATTATTGCTCTTAGCACCACACGTTATGACAGCCGCAGCGCGTGACAGCCGTAACAGTCTGCCAGAAGATCAGAGTTGCGGCGATGAAAAAAGCCACAGAAGCgcaaaaaaaaggcacacacattttgggtcatcattgtcatcattatcagcctattTCATGTCCCCTGCAGGATGAAGGCTTCTTtcaatgatctccaatttgccCTGACTTGAGCGATGTGGTTCCATTCTATGCCTGCGAACTTCCCAATTTCGTCATTCGATCTATCTTGTTGCCGCCGCAGCCACGTTCACCATCCCTGGATAACCATTCCGTTGATCCAACTTACCACCGGTTGTCAACCCTACGCATTACGTCGTTGGCCCAGGTCCACGTCTTTCGATTAATGTTGACTAGAACATCGGCTACCCCTGTGTTTTCTTACCCATTCCGACGTCTTTAGATCTCTTAATGTTACGTCTATCATTCTTGGTTCCAATGCACATTGCGTGCTTCTTAGCTTTTGCTCtagtttcttcttttctttttttttttggttaggtAAGACTAAAAGTCCTAGTCTATCTGTTCAGAATATCAAAAACACTCGTGAGGATATTGCGCTGCATGTTCGAATTCACTTTTTTTGGCCTTCGTTAGGTCCAATATagtttaaaaatcacagcatatccacggagtgaatgatgatgagcgggcgaagctgcggaggttcatcggtaaaccgtgaatcttccgtgaattctgcccagtacatcatcaccgacgtgagatcgggcgcgtttatactaaaggttcgatgagttatgacgacttgcagctcactttaattttacatgtacgctgtgaattttcattgtttagaaaaccattgctttagaaaacatctggcgtctttcgttaagcagctggcgtcttttcattttgctttagaaacatctggcgttctttcgttttgcttttacaaaacatctggcgtctttcgttggtttatttcatcaatcaacggcgttttgaacaaaatttttattgtttaatcacgcacaggagaaatctcaccaggcactaccttggaggtaaacaaaggctgctaatgggaatgagagacagaagaagtcggcttttagctaacacttacacttctacttctactaacgtttcctactggaacatgccaatggctgctaatggggaatgagagacagaagaattcggcttttagttaacgcgcacgctgcgaattttttattgttcaacaacgcacaggaaaaatctcccaccggcaccaccttggaagtcaaagcgtaagactggttacgcactacgactactactacgactacgagggacgaacgggtgccgccttaaggagcttcgcccctaaaacaggcgCTCCTATGTCTGCTGCCGCCTGCTTGCCCCGGCGTACCACATCGAAGACGCGTTGTGGGTGCGAAAGGGAGGCAGCTGACCGAGGAGTGGCACCCTGGTGATGTTCGAGGGTGCCACTCCCGTGTCATTAGATATCTGGTTTTGTTCtgccactctctctctttctctactctctctctctttctctccctctctctctctctcacacacacacacacacacacatataaggCCGGCGGAAAGGAAATAccttcgcagtgcacgtagaaaagtgTGCGCCATTCGAACTTTGCTAtccacgcacacactcacactatatatatatatatatatatatatatatatatgtatatatatatatatatatatatatatataatttgcaaCGGGTATAAGCCAGTCaaggaggagaggaagaagaCGAGTTGGTGGACATtgccgacgccatcattacccgACCAGCAACCTCTCCTTTAAATAACCATACTTAAACCTTAACCGTAACAGTTTTCTGGTGGCAGTGCTGGGTAGTGCGACCAAGACTAAGGTGTAAAGGACGAGATacagacaacacccgttcctgggccaagctgttctattctcctcgtctttctcttcgccctagctgcccgcgcgccagagcctcggtgccgctcttcgtcatcacactcggccatgactgcgactcgCGGACCAGCCGACAATGTCTCCGGTGGGCAGTGTAGGAtacatcgcggtggtcgggtTCGACCACGCCGCAACTTGTTTGGGAGACCTGCCCGAAGAGCCTCTGGTGGTCGACACTGGTCGAATCGCTGTGGCCGGTCTCGACCACGCTGGGGCATAGCCTGAAACTTTGCCGACGCTGTCTTTGAAGGTTGGTCTCGGCCATACTGCGACATTGCACGGGAAACTGGCTCGTTTGTCTTTGGTTGACGAAATCTGCCGTAAGTGGCTCTGGCGGGCGACCCTGGCTGTGATGCAGCGGTCGTCGCACGCCAAGCAGACAATCGTTGTGCCGCCTCAGCTTGCCgctctggggccgaattcacaaaactcacttacgagcaaattgtcgcgtaagagaaattttgtcgcgtaagtcgattcacgaagcgaaaaaaacgccgtaagaggccatcgttatcacatcggccgctgcggtaaagcgcgctgtgactgtccaggaacatgtcagcgatggtgatgcagttgctatatttggtgacgtcactgaaaaaggctcgtaagtggattcacgaagcaaaaaaattgcgcggaaacagcgtggctacgagaaaatcccaagagtggtccgaaccactcttacgaacaatatggctgtttagaacatgcaactgcggcgggtatctgggtgccgtggctaattttgagctaattcacggccatttaaggcttcttgatgaatgctggtacgttttatttatttcggcgctttgagtttcgtgtgttgtttcgcttgtacgctatggactgtattggcactcgtagtcgtccaataaactgggagtcgcagtaattaaagaagcctattgggtgtcaatggcgaaacattatgcatgcaaggacttgtggttggattaaaaccaaaggtctacatgaatggtcgatgaaatccaaagcggcgcggtatttggtcaacatttttttgttatgttgttgtgtggcgtccgacttcctccaatgagacgtccaacttatcatgatgtacgcagcattggtctaaaccaccaccaaagaggttcagaggagcacatcagctgcacgctattgaaaataaaattgagcggagcatttcagttagccgttattaaagcctattatatgattccacaacatgtctagttggattggctttaactgcccaataggcacgatcgctgaaacgcagctgtcgctaagcgctttgggtcaatccagagcaggctcgtacattgcaaatcgcagcatattatagatgtgcgagattatgcatgaaatctcaaacaaatcaagcttttcgatcttcactgttcggaaaccgaaacggaacgcgtttatacggcgagcagtcagaagtaaatggatccagtaatttgaaacgacatcaaaaatatgtgcgaatgctcacgattctcgagtataaacaagcctttgccggattcacgtccctttgattactaactgccatttaacatggcgtgagaatatcaattgaaggtggcttcacccactcataaatgtattttgtgctcataagcgtcagcttgacctagaaatcatcgcgtagataaggcgaaacccccgcaggaggctactatcgtagcagacgacaaacgatagcagacgacggcttgggcgagaggtgcagctcgtgattggttgggaagcagtactctctacaacagcccatcttatgacgttgacaaaacacttctttcatcgcgcgctcctgtcgtgttcgtcatatcttccccctcgcacataagagaactttttatcttctcgcgagcaacgcgaaagagctttttctaagttgtcttagcgcctaccccctgctgcg
This window of the Rhipicephalus sanguineus isolate Rsan-2018 chromosome 2, BIME_Rsan_1.4, whole genome shotgun sequence genome carries:
- the LOC119382181 gene encoding uncharacterized protein K02A2.6-like, which produces MKRANLLTLCGEQTYDTVCALIQPRTPAAVDYDDIVAALQEHYDPRPSEVYCRARFQRRDQLEGEKVAEYVAALKKLAADCNFGTLTATTSATAQEGGSTATPANTTMLPLDVMLRDRFVCGLRDEGLQQRLFAETGLTFSKAYNIAQRAESAGHQQRDIRRNVEPVHHTSQQSGHSTSKAKASRKTQRCWRCDDMHDPQVCRYKTATCNFCQKLGHIEKACITKRKQLRPKTSVQRNNNVDAQEGQTQDTSRTALTSSALYDLNAVVNLGTRPKITTEVMVHQRPIRFEVDSGAACTLISEDTFRATWRENAPALQQDDTQLRTWSGHSLPLLGCANVDVYYNGQTHQLPLLVVHGSGSSLLGRNWFTPLGVVVGEVHHTPSYPSVEELQQKYKAVFSEEIPGNNGPPVTLELREDATPKFLKARSVPFALRTSVENELDRLQEQGIIEPTQHSEWATPLVVVRKKNGTLRLCGDYRSTVNLATKASSYPLPTPEEVFSTLRGGKIFSTLDLTQAYQQLKVSESTSELLTINTIKGLYKVKRLPFGISAAPAIFQKFMESTLSGIPGVCVYLDDVIVGGASNEEHTERLELILEKLSNANLRISKEKCVFAVPEVKFLGHQVDAQGIHPTEDKVRAFTEARAPTNKQELQSFLGLITFYDRFLEHRATVANDLYQLLQKEVPWTWSPRHQESFVALKQLLRKSTVLRHYDERRPLLLACDASPYGVGAVLSQADDQGREAPIAFASRTLSQAERNYSQLDKEGLSIVYAADHFRQYITGRKVTFITDHRPLLGIMGPQKPMPQTLSPRMTRWCIKMSSYDYELVHRTGKKHQNADALSRLPLDTTMDEPPLPGDILMFEALPNPPLTADMVAASTQECTVLKEVYAAIQEGNVQKLNGEHFNAYRKRATELSTHRGCVTLGSRVVVPAALREQAMSLVHAGHRGIVAMKKCARSYMWWPGIDGDIESTVKDCQPCQCNHRSPPRAPIPEWERPDAPWHTLHIDFAGPIEGCSFLVVVDAYTKWLEVKQMATTTSAAVIDTLRSLFATFGLPRKVVSDNGTPFVSAEILKFYSDNGVSSVTSAPYHPATNGQAERYVAELKCALTKDQTGTMQRRIARFLFRQHNTVQSTTDQTPAKLMFGREMRTQLTAIVPEPSAKTPSEEEKLPRSRRIESGQRIYARQFHRKPGWVEATALKRIGLRSWLVDIGGKATRRHLNQLRRSGNLPREPPIQAATSTEASSHLAWHLAPDESAPPPAGSEHKRSDTQRAETSLPSAPRASTRPRRPPDRFQATI